The nucleotide sequence GACAGTCTTTTTttgaactttaataggtgcaactacttttacttctatgggaggatgatatttaaaccacttctccttagggagatcaacataggtagcaaaagattcacagaaagaagctactatctcagaatcaagtccatatttagtgctaaacttacggaaaatatcggtatccataaaagatttaacacaatcaaacttaggtgtcatacctgactccttaccttcgtcgaggtcccaatcttcagagttgcgtttaattctatccaataaattacatctgaattcaatagtcttcatcataaaagagccaacacaagaagtgtcgagcatgttgcgattgttttcagaaagccgagcataaaaactttgcatgattatttctctctggagctcatgattggggcatgaatataacattgatttaagcctcccccaagattgagcgatgctttctccttcgcgaggccagaaattatatatgtaattgcgatcatgatgaacaagatgcatagggtaatacttttgatgaaattccagcttcaatcttttatagtcccacaatctcatatcatcacatagcctatatcatatcaatgcgtctcccttcaaagataaagggaagaccttcttcttagcaacatcatcgggtatacctgcaagcttaaataatccacaaacttcatccacatatattaagtgctcatcaggatgttttgttccatctcctgtaaaaggattagctagcatttttttccatcatagccacaggaaattcaaaaggagtttcattaataggttcagtaggttgaggagcaactcttttctctactggacaggatgaagataccccgaacaagcccctcagagactttccatagtaacaagtgacagtaaatttcagcacactatataaatttttccttatcaaattccacttaccaaagacgctacactccccggcaacggcgccagaaaagagtcttgttgacccacaagtataggggatctatcgtagtcctttcgataagtaagagtgtcgaacccaacgaggagcagaaggaaatgataagcggttttcagcaaggtattctctgcaagtactgaaataagtggtacaagatagttttgtaataaggtaaattgtaacaagcaacaagtaacaaaagtaaataaggtgcagcaaggtggcccaatcctttttgtagcaaaggacaagccggaacaaactcttataataggaaaagcgctcccgaggacacatgggaatatcgtcaagctagttttcatcacgttcatatgattcacgttcgatactttgataatttgatatgtgggtggaccggtgcttgggtgctgttcttacttgaacaagcatcccacttatgattaacctctattgcaagctccgcaactacaacaaaagtattaaggtaaacctaaccatagcattaaacatatggatccaaatcagccccttacgaagcaacgcataaactagggtttaaccttttgtcactctagcaacccatcatctacttattacttcccaatgccttcctctaggcccaaataatggtgaagtgttatgtagtcgacattcacataacaccactagaggctagacaacatacatcttatcaaaatatcaaacaaataccaaattcacatgactactaatagcaagacttctcccttgtcctcaggaacaaacgtaatttctcacaaagcatattcatgttcataatcagaggggtaataatatgcataaaggatctgaacatatgatcttccaccaaataaaccaatagcatcaactacaatgagtaatcaacactactagcaacctactagcaccaatcccggactttgagacaagaattggatacaagagatgaactagggtttggagatgagatggtgctggtgaagatgttgatggagattgccctctcccaatgagaggagtgttggtgatgacgatggtgataatttccccctcccggagggaagtttccccgggagaacagctctgccagagctctagattggttccgcctcgtggcggcggcgtctcgtcccgaaaggttgcttcttctttttttctcatcgaaagacttcatataggagaagatggacgtcggagacccaccagggggcccacgaggtagggggcgcgccccccctggggcgcgccccccaccctcgtgagaagggtgtgggccccctggccttcatctttggcatggatttttctttattcttttaagacgttccgtggagttttaggacttttggagttgcgcagaataggtctctaatatttgctccctttccagcccagaattgcagctgccagcattctccctccttatgtaaaccttgtaaaataagagagaatagccataagtattgtgatataaagtgaaataacagtccataatgcgataaatatcgatataaaagcatgatgcaaaatggacgtatcacgtctCTACGCCGATAAACTTGGTATGAGTCCTTGCCTTGTGCCGTGTTTTCATTGAACGGCCGCGGGTATCTGCACTTGCACTCGTTTTGTTGCATGCACACATTTTTTGGGTTGAGAGCACCGCACGGTCCGTGCATCATATGTTTGACTACTAATGCGTAGAGTTGTGGATACTTCTGCTTGTCTGGGAGCTCGGCGGAAATGAGTCGGTCGTACTGCTCAGGAACAACCAGCTTATATGTTGAATCCATGATCAACAGAAAGTGTGCGTGGGGGAGGCCCCTCTTCTGAAACTCGACTACGTATACATATACGACAACAACACCCAGTATGTGCTTCTTGAACAACATCTCTTTCATAGCCTCTAGCTTGCCATGGAACACGCGAGCCACAAGATCAGGGCGGTCTTGCGCTGTTTGACCAGGAAACAACTCATTTGTTATCTCTTCCCAGTTAGGGTTGCAGGTCATCGTCAAGAAAACGTCAAGCTTCCCGTATGTGTGTACAATTGCCATGGCATCCATATGCCTCCACTTCATGTCGCGGTCGCCACCTGGGTATGTTCCAGGGAGCACTATCCTTACTCCAACAGCGCTTGCTCGTGTCTCCCCGGATGTGATCGCATCAACAACACCTTTATATAGGTCAGCACGGATCTTCATCTGGTTCTTTCTGTACCATTTTAACCTACAACTCTCAATCTTGATGTACATGTCGACCCCCCATTGCTAGAGCAATCATGCTCCACATAGTATGGGATTGAATATTGCAGGCCGTGTCTGCAGCCTGTAACAGTAGTAGTCTCTCACGGAGACGCATAACCTGCTATTCTCGTCTGCAAATGGATGAGTAACGCGAAAATTAGAATTCATATGAGAATTAAACTATTTATCAGAATGACAGAATACGCAAAAAGCATACCTGCATCCATATCATCATCGCCCCCTCTTGGTTGTTGTACAACCTCCCAAGGGACATTCCGTTTAGGTAGCTTCAGATGCCAACCGAGCTCCCCCCTTGGGTAGAAGAGTGGATAAGACAACGGGTCATATGAGCCATCAGTCACATGTATACTGTGCCTCTGGTTGTTGTTACCGCAAAGTGTAATCCTACGATCAAACCTTTTCGCTAGGTCAGTGCCCTCGACCCAGATTGCAGCGACCTCAGATGACACCGGTCCATTATATTTCCGTTGGTCAAGCCTCTGATCGGTGTTGAGGTCTATCATGTAATCGTCAAGGTTGTCCTTGTGTGCACCCAAACTCCTAAACTGCTAGGAGTACGGGTTTCCCCGGAGTATGTCCACTAACTTCATGACAACATTCTGGTCCATATCCTTGGTGGCAGCCTTGCGATGGGTCAGGTTCGGGTCGTCGTCGTAGAAGTACAACTGGAGATGTTCTGGACGAGAGCTTGGCCCAAAGGAATGCATGTTGTGGTAGATGGTGTCGTGCGCCCGGAACATGTACACCCCAGACTTCATGTTTGTGTAGTTTTCATCAAGGCTGACGCCCAGGGTTGTGAAGGAGAAGTGGTCGTTGAAGAACCGTATGTTCTCCTGAAAGTGTCTAGAGTCCGCATCCGTGCTGGACCAAAGCCTCATTAGCTCTGGTATGGGATCTGGTTCCTTGAGCTCGATTTTCCCGTTGCGACAGCGGAAGCCCTGGGTCTCAGACTCAAACTTCTTGGCCTTGCAGTGGTCGCAGTTAGCAGCATGCTTCAGTATGTGTGTGAAGTCGGGGAGGTTTGAATAGACATAGTCGAATGGATCAATGTCGATACGCTCAGCGCTGGACATGCTCGCGGCTTTGCCTCCATCCATGCTCTCAACATCGGATCCTGCGGGCATTTGTTGAAACATCGCATTCAGAACATCGTCTACtaatattttcaataaaaaattaCACTGTGTGCTTGTTCACCGTTGACCATACCTTGGCCGCCAAATAGATAGTACTCGTCATCCATGAAGTCAGGTGGTATCGGATCATCGCCCATTATGCGGCTAAGGAATGCCTCCGTGTCTTCTGCGACATCATTGAGAAGATTGTGACAATAGCCAATATTGTGACAAAAGAGGGTACACCTGAATTATGCGTGGGAGATTGTGACATAGCCATTCCTTACCATCGGTACCGAAAGCGTAAGTCGGCATGCTCGTCGGCAGGCCGCCATCAGCTGAAGCGGCTTCCGTACCATCCTCTTTTCATCTTGGCGCTTGACCGTACCATCCTCTTTTTTCTTCCGATAAGCAGCTTGCCTCCTGGCCTTGTACTGCTCCCTTTTTTCGTCTGACATCCCATTTTTTAAAGTTTGCTTGGCGACATTCAAAGCTACTGAAAAAAATAAAAGCTGTAAGCTAGGTTAATGTACGAAAATAAAACACTTTTAGCAAAAATTAGATCAGATCCAAGATGTATGAGGTAATACCATTAGAACTTTGTTGTACATCTGTTGCAAAATTTCGTGTCAGATTACTGGGAGCCGGCAACGAATCTCCATTATATAGGAATGAGATCGGAGGGTTGTCTGCATCATGTAAACATAACAAATATTGGTCCGAAATAAGGCAAAGTTGTAGGCACATGGTGTTAACCTTTCAGCAAAAGAATACTTATCCGAAACCAGATGGGAAGGTTGATGAACATATGTGCTATCACCATCGGTCTGTTCAAGTATGATCCGCTCCGAGGGAGTAATATGGACTCCTACAAGTCACAACTCTGTTAGGCAAGACTGATCACATAAAATACATAAAATTAAGCTCTATATATTTGCACAGCCTTAATATCTGGACTACTTGGGTAAATCTTGTCAACATCGTCGACTATGGGTATAATCTCTGGGTTATAGTCGTCAACATTTGTCCCATCTATCGGGTCTGCAACACATTCAATCTTCTGTGATGGTGCTTGGCATGTATGGCAAAATTTGTAGTTGAATATAAACCTGGAGGTACATATATACCTGGAGTATCATATGTGCTATCACCATCGTTCTGTTGAACTATCACCCGTTCCGAGGGAGTAATATGGACTCCTACAAGTCACATGCTAGATCCATTAGAATCGATCGTGCCCAAGTCTCTTAGGTATGATTGGTCTCATAAAATTAAGCCCTGTAATTTTGCACAGCCTTATAGCTGGACTACTTGGGTAAATTTTGTCAACATCGTCGGCTCCGGGTATAAGTTCTTGGTTATAGAAGTTAACATTTGTCGCCTCCATCGGGCCTGCAACACATTCAGTCTCCTGGGATGGTGTTTGACATGTATAGCACAATTTATAGTTGGACATATACCTGGAGGTACATGTGACGATGTTGTCTCTTCCGTTGGCTTGCTGTGTGGATTCCCCATATGTATCTATAAAAAAAGAAAGACATGTCCAACAGACTCAGGTTATTAGCAAATACTTGTAGACTGAACTTGTTGCTTACATCGTAATAATGCTAACATCAACTGTTCCTCTGATTGCAAATAGATCACGTGAAATTCCAACAGTCCTATTGTACAAAAATTCAGTCCATAAGGGCATATATGTCCAACAGACTCTGCTACTTTGATATATGAGTTTTGCCGTAGAGGTAAAAAAAAGAAAGACATGTCTAACAGACTCTGCTATCTACTTTGCAAAATTAACTGCTAGCTACTTTACatgttctagtcgatcagtagaggagcccagttgggacgatcggggatctgtgtagcatttgaggtagtcttcttttattttgggttccgtagtcgaaccttgattgtatctggatgatgtaatgctttattcatgtattgtgtgaagtgacgattgtaagccaaatatgtatctctttcccttatgtattacatggattgtgtgaagattacctcacttgcgacattgctttcaatgcggttatgcctctaagtcgtgcttcgacacgtgggagatatagccgcatcgagagcGTTACACATACCTCTTCCAACACTTCCACGCAGGGTGTCCAATCTTGCCACAGATCTGGCACATAGGCTTGGCGGAGGGATTGTTATTGTAGTTCCCGCCGTTGCCACCTCCCCCGTTTCCACGGTTTGGAGGCTTGGAGTAGTTGCGGTTGCgatcaccgccgccaccgccgccttgcTTGTTGGGGAAGCCACGGCCACGTGCTGCCGCGTTTGCAGATGACTGAGAAGACCCGCTGCGCAAGTTCATGCGAGTCTCGAAGCTCAGGAGCTGCGAGTACAGCTCCAGCACCCTGACAGGTTCGACCCGTGAGCACATGGCAGAAACCACGGGGTCAAATTCCTCGTCGAGTCCAGCGAGGATGTGGGAGACGACATCTTCCTCGTCCACCTTCTTTCCTGAAGCCATTAACTCATTACAAAGTGTTCTGACCATACCGACGTATTCAGCGACGAAGAGGTTGCCCTTCTGGAGGTTCGCCAGAGCAATCCTGACGTTGACGGTCTGTGCACGTGTATGCCTCGCCAGCATCCCTTGCACGGTGTTTCACAGCTCAGCTGCGGTATGGCATGTTGCAACTTGGATGGCCATCTCGCGGGGCAGTGTCGTCAGCAGGTAGGAGAAAACCTGCTGATCTCGCGCATACCACACGCCGAACTCAGGGTTCGGGGCCTTGGACTTGGTTTTGCCGTCGGAGGAGGTGATCTCAATGTGCGTGGATGGCACCTCCTGCTCGAGGTCGAGGAAGGCCGCCATCTGCGCCCCTCGGATGGCCGAGAGGACCGTGGCGTGCCAGAGTGCTTCGTTCCCTCTCGTAAGCTTCTCTGTAATTTTGCACAGCCTTATAGCTGGACTACTTGGCTAGTTCTTTGTCATTAACGAAACCAGAGTGAGAGTAGTCGACGCATTCCCCAATAAACAAGAATGAAGCTAGCTGAAGCACTACATTGCATGACACGTTTAGGATAGAAGGGTAAATGCATTGATTGGTTGCTTCAAGTGTTAATAACAAACATGATGGCGTATCAGTTGCATACCCAACAGTGGTCATTCTATTTTTGTTTCGTGGTAATCGACGACATTCAAATGTATGTTATAACATGGCAATGTTTGGGGAGACATCggatgtgcctttttggctcgggAGAGAAGGTTGGTAGAAGACTCCTCGACGGTCCGTGGGGAAGCACGATGTGAAGGAGCAAGGGTCCCATGACAAAGATGAGGTGGGTAACATCCGGTTTTAAAGGAGATAGCTCTATCGAGAAAGAACGAAGCTAGATGAACCACTACAGTGCATGTAACGTATGCAATGACTACTTAATATATATTCATTGTTCATTGTATTGCTGAAACATCAATGAATCATACCAGACATTGGAAAGGAAGGTTGATTTTCATCTTGGCGCTTGACCGTACCATCCTCTTTTTTCTTCCGATAAGCAGCTTGCCTCCTGGCGTTGTACTGCTCCCTTTTTTGGTCTGACATCCCATTTTTTAAAGTTTGCTTGGCGACATTCAAAGCT is from Triticum aestivum cultivar Chinese Spring chromosome 3A, IWGSC CS RefSeq v2.1, whole genome shotgun sequence and encodes:
- the LOC123059457 gene encoding uncharacterized protein, translating into MPTYAFGTDEDTEAFLSRIMGDDPIPPDFMDDEYYLFGGQGSDVESMDGGKAASMSSAERIDIDPFDYVYSNLPDFTHILKHAANCDHCKAKKFESETQGFRCRNGKIELKEPDPIPELMRLWSSTDADSRHFQENIRFFNDHFSFTTLGVSLDENYTNMKSGVYMFRAHDTIYHNMHSFGPSSRPEHLQLYFYDDDPNLTHRKAATKDMDQNVVMKLVDILRGNPYS